Proteins from a single region of Companilactobacillus farciminis KCTC 3681 = DSM 20184:
- a CDS encoding EAL domain-containing protein, with the protein MYRFFIQPQLDKFNNSLIGYELLMKKKTEQGWRPPHNFSDVPSHTMASVLIATTKLLSLKIGSVSVNINRNQLMDPEVRTAIIEAQRILRPLRLVVELTEDTPDQNWPNSQLVPLIKDFIDYGMDFSLDDCGTGVNQLENIKELVPLASEIKFAIQNFGEKLRDPDIESKVIFWRDFSRKHNLRFILEGIEDDNDDQLADSLEIDLRQGYYYGKPRLLKLEPDDDKF; encoded by the coding sequence ATGTACAGATTTTTTATTCAGCCTCAGCTTGACAAATTTAATAACTCTTTAATAGGTTATGAGTTATTAATGAAGAAAAAGACTGAGCAAGGATGGAGACCACCTCATAATTTTTCGGATGTCCCATCTCATACAATGGCTTCAGTCTTAATAGCGACAACCAAATTATTATCACTCAAAATTGGTTCCGTTTCAGTCAATATCAATCGTAATCAGTTGATGGACCCAGAAGTTCGTACAGCTATTATTGAAGCACAAAGGATTTTGCGTCCCTTGCGTTTAGTTGTCGAACTTACTGAAGATACACCCGATCAAAATTGGCCCAATTCTCAGTTGGTTCCCTTAATAAAAGACTTCATTGATTATGGTATGGACTTTTCCCTAGATGATTGTGGAACTGGTGTTAACCAACTAGAAAATATTAAAGAATTAGTTCCTCTCGCTTCAGAAATTAAATTTGCCATTCAAAACTTTGGCGAAAAACTACGTGACCCCGATATTGAAAGCAAAGTTATCTTTTGGCGCGACTTTAGTCGAAAACATAATTTACGTTTCATTCTTGAGGGTATCGAAGACGACAATGACGATCAATTAGCTGATTCCTTAGAGATCGACTTACGACAAGGTTACTATTACGGCAAACCTCGTCTACTTAAATTGGAACCAGATGATGATAAATTTTAA
- a CDS encoding GNAT family N-acetyltransferase codes for MYQIKYTTDINSEIYRDSLNIRTTVFVKEQNVPEDIEIDKLEDHCTHFVLYDDQTPMATARFFVTEDNGIHVQRVAVLKEYRQKHLGSKLLKYIFDFAKKENYQYVILGAQDHAQMFYTKLGFKVVGEQYKEAGILHHDMKLEL; via the coding sequence ATGTATCAAATTAAATATACGACTGATATAAATTCTGAGATTTATCGTGACAGTTTAAACATACGAACAACCGTCTTCGTAAAAGAACAAAACGTTCCCGAAGATATTGAAATTGATAAATTAGAAGATCACTGCACTCATTTTGTGCTCTATGACGATCAAACTCCTATGGCAACTGCCCGATTTTTCGTAACCGAAGATAATGGGATCCACGTTCAACGTGTGGCTGTTTTAAAAGAATATCGTCAAAAACATTTAGGTTCAAAATTGTTAAAATATATTTTCGATTTTGCTAAAAAAGAGAACTATCAATATGTTATTCTAGGTGCACAAGATCATGCCCAAATGTTTTATACCAAATTAGGTTTTAAAGTCGTTGGCGAACAATATAAAGAAGCCGGCATTTTGCATCACGACATGAAGCTAGAATTGTAG
- a CDS encoding FAD-dependent oxidoreductase: MKVIVVGCTHAGTAAVEQILTKHPETEVTVYERDDNIAFLSCGIALYLGRIVNRLEDMFYADPTTLEGYGAEVHMKHNVLKIDSKNKKIVVQDLQTQEIFEDTYDKLIMTTGSEVGVPPIKGMDNSRVLLCKSYAQAKKIYESALNYPSIAIVGAGYVGVELAESYANTVHEVSLIQSRDQILNNYVDDGLSEEIIDKLKEHDVKVHLGERVAAIEDGEQLTIKTKAGNDYKADLVIVCTGFFANTDLLRGQVQMDGYGAIIINDYMQTSNPDIYAGGDSCVVKFNPTGEMRYIPLASSAVRQGTLAGINIFGNIRKYMGTQATTAMEIFGYTLAETGLTYKKAIANGINADYVVYKDYYRPNYMPTTDMLTIYLVYDKDNRKVLGAQLFSKHEVAQSANAVSICIQNNNTIDDLAYVDMLFQPNYDNPLNYLNLVAQMAIDKEDEAVKE; encoded by the coding sequence ATGAAAGTTATTGTTGTCGGATGTACACATGCTGGAACAGCTGCAGTTGAACAAATTTTAACAAAACACCCAGAGACTGAAGTAACAGTCTACGAACGTGATGATAACATTGCCTTTTTATCTTGCGGTATTGCTTTGTATTTGGGGAGAATCGTTAATCGTCTTGAAGACATGTTTTACGCGGATCCTACCACACTTGAAGGCTATGGCGCTGAAGTTCATATGAAGCACAATGTCTTGAAGATAGATTCAAAAAATAAAAAAATTGTCGTTCAAGATTTACAAACTCAAGAAATCTTTGAAGATACTTATGACAAGTTGATCATGACAACTGGTTCAGAAGTTGGGGTACCTCCAATTAAAGGAATGGATAATTCCAGAGTTTTGTTGTGTAAGAGTTACGCACAAGCTAAGAAAATCTATGAATCGGCCTTGAATTATCCAAGCATCGCCATCGTTGGTGCTGGATATGTTGGTGTCGAATTGGCTGAAAGTTATGCTAATACCGTTCACGAAGTATCACTGATTCAATCTCGTGATCAAATTTTAAATAATTACGTTGATGATGGTCTGTCAGAAGAAATCATCGATAAGCTAAAAGAACACGATGTTAAAGTTCACCTCGGTGAAAGGGTAGCTGCAATTGAAGATGGCGAACAATTAACCATCAAGACTAAGGCCGGTAATGATTACAAAGCCGATTTAGTAATTGTCTGCACTGGATTCTTTGCCAATACTGATTTGTTGCGTGGACAAGTACAAATGGACGGTTACGGTGCCATCATAATCAATGATTACATGCAGACATCAAATCCTGATATTTATGCAGGTGGCGATTCCTGTGTCGTTAAATTCAATCCAACTGGTGAAATGCGTTATATTCCATTAGCTTCCAGTGCCGTTCGTCAAGGTACTTTAGCGGGAATCAATATTTTTGGCAACATCCGCAAGTACATGGGAACACAAGCTACAACTGCGATGGAAATCTTTGGCTACACTTTGGCTGAAACTGGTTTGACTTATAAAAAAGCTATTGCCAATGGAATCAATGCCGATTATGTGGTTTACAAAGATTACTATCGTCCTAATTATATGCCAACAACTGATATGTTGACGATCTACTTGGTTTACGATAAGGATAACCGCAAGGTTCTAGGAGCACAGTTATTCAGTAAACACGAAGTAGCCCAATCAGCTAATGCTGTTTCGATTTGTATTCAAAACAATAATACGATTGATGATTTAGCCTATGTTGACATGCTGTTCCAACCAAATTATGATAATCCTTTGAATTATTTGAATCTGGTTGCACAAATGGCAATCGATAAAGAAGATGAAGCTGTTAAGGAGTAG
- a CDS encoding GGDEF domain-containing protein, protein MGLGEIIRICLSTNALVTGIVTVGLITIITYIALTFEKDIELSSDWANKLVSGLSEVILLFTASFVVIKVFESLTVGSRIELGSLFINAELTLFFYFMFIFNNRLIVILNIGLPLLYHLVSDSQQHHQIVWPLFIGAYVLLAVVTEYLYTHKDELYIFDYRYIVGQILFGICWWCLLWIDFRWPLANIIGMLILFEVYMFIARIIEIKMENYFYTFNRLKKKVNYDALTGVRNRANLNKFSKAVYDEHCKDLWKPLTVIIFDIDGFKNFNDHYGHDIGDQVLRYVSHLVERELHLDNDGGRLFRYGGEEFLIIIEGVNGDESVKLVKSINKTLRNVPLFTQDMSLNITLSFGVTTLRSTDKSFSDVFKRADRYLYQSKNSGRNSFTVEGRTQPNEDKQKNQ, encoded by the coding sequence ATGGGTTTAGGTGAAATCATTCGGATTTGCTTGAGCACTAATGCCTTAGTTACCGGAATCGTGACGGTCGGGCTAATAACCATCATCACCTATATTGCGCTTACTTTTGAAAAAGATATTGAATTGTCTTCAGATTGGGCAAATAAATTAGTTTCAGGATTATCAGAAGTTATTTTGCTTTTTACAGCTAGCTTTGTCGTGATCAAAGTTTTTGAAAGTCTGACGGTGGGTAGTCGGATCGAATTAGGTAGCTTGTTCATTAATGCAGAGTTAACGCTGTTTTTTTATTTCATGTTTATTTTTAATAATCGATTGATAGTTATTTTAAATATTGGTTTGCCATTGTTGTACCATTTAGTTTCCGATTCCCAGCAGCATCACCAAATAGTTTGGCCATTATTCATTGGTGCTTATGTATTGTTAGCTGTTGTCACTGAATATTTGTATACGCACAAAGATGAATTATACATTTTTGATTACAGATATATTGTGGGACAAATTTTATTTGGAATCTGTTGGTGGTGTCTACTTTGGATTGATTTTCGTTGGCCACTGGCCAATATTATTGGTATGTTGATTTTATTCGAGGTTTATATGTTTATAGCTCGAATAATTGAAATAAAGATGGAAAACTATTTTTATACATTCAATCGGCTGAAGAAAAAAGTTAATTACGATGCTTTGACTGGAGTTAGAAATCGAGCTAATTTAAATAAATTTTCAAAAGCAGTTTATGATGAACACTGTAAAGATCTGTGGAAACCATTGACAGTCATAATTTTTGATATCGATGGTTTCAAAAACTTCAATGATCATTATGGACACGATATAGGGGATCAAGTGCTTCGGTACGTATCGCATTTAGTTGAAAGAGAGCTTCACCTAGACAATGATGGGGGCAGGTTGTTCCGTTATGGTGGAGAAGAGTTTCTCATTATCATTGAAGGAGTAAATGGTGATGAGAGTGTTAAATTAGTTAAATCTATCAATAAGACTTTGAGGAATGTACCGCTTTTTACACAGGATATGAGTTTGAATATAACTTTGTCCTTTGGCGTGACTACTTTAAGGTCTACCGATAAATCTTTCAGTGATGTTTTCAAGCGAGCTGATCGTTATTTATATCAATCTAAGAATAGTGGACGGAATTCATTTACGGTTGAAGGACGGACACAGCCAAATGAAGACAAACAAAAAAACCAGTAG
- the fba gene encoding class II fructose-1,6-bisphosphate aldolase, translating into MVLTNGNEIFNNARKGKYAVGAFNINDLEWTRGILAAAQETQTPILVQTSMGAAKYMGGYELCLHLVQDTIKSMGITVPVVMHLDHGNYEAAKECIEVGYNSVMFDGHDLPFDENLEKTKEIVKLAHAKGMSVEAEVGSIGGTEDGITGLGELADVEEAKTLAATGVDYLAVGIGNIHGVYPDNWKGLSFDRLQELAAEISTPLVLHGGSGIPKEQIVKAISMGISKVNVNTELQLAFAKATREYIEAGHDQDVDAKGYDPRKLLAPGTKAITDTTIERIKWFGTPSI; encoded by the coding sequence ATGGTTTTAACAAACGGTAACGAAATTTTCAACAATGCCCGTAAAGGCAAATATGCTGTTGGTGCTTTTAACATCAACGACTTGGAATGGACACGTGGTATTTTAGCTGCTGCCCAAGAAACACAAACACCTATCTTGGTTCAAACATCAATGGGTGCTGCTAAGTACATGGGTGGTTACGAATTATGTCTACACCTTGTACAAGACACAATCAAATCAATGGGTATTACAGTTCCAGTTGTAATGCACTTGGATCATGGTAACTACGAAGCTGCCAAAGAATGTATCGAAGTTGGTTACAACTCAGTTATGTTCGATGGTCATGACCTACCATTCGACGAAAACCTTGAAAAGACAAAGGAAATCGTTAAATTAGCTCACGCTAAGGGTATGTCTGTTGAAGCTGAAGTTGGTTCAATCGGTGGTACTGAAGATGGTATTACTGGTCTTGGTGAACTAGCTGATGTTGAAGAAGCTAAGACACTTGCTGCTACAGGCGTTGACTACCTAGCTGTTGGTATTGGTAACATCCATGGTGTTTACCCTGACAACTGGAAAGGTCTAAGCTTTGACCGTCTACAAGAATTAGCTGCTGAAATCTCAACACCACTTGTATTGCATGGTGGTTCAGGTATCCCTAAGGAACAAATCGTTAAGGCTATCTCAATGGGTATTTCAAAGGTTAACGTTAATACTGAATTACAATTAGCCTTTGCTAAAGCTACACGTGAATACATCGAAGCCGGACATGACCAAGATGTTGACGCTAAGGGTTATGACCCACGTAAGTTGCTTGCACCTGGTACAAAAGCTATTACTGATACAACTATCGAACGTATCAAGTGGTTCGGTACACCATCAATCTAA
- the wecB gene encoding non-hydrolyzing UDP-N-acetylglucosamine 2-epimerase, with protein sequence MKKIKVMTVFGTRPEAIKMAPLVLKLKQNSDCFETVTVVTAQHREMLDSVLEIFKIKPDYDLNIMKERQTLSGITGLVLKELDSIIEKETPDIILVHGDTTTTFSAALSAFYHQTAIGHVEAGLRTWNKYSPWPEEMNRQMTDDLTDLYFAPTNESKANLLKENHHGENIFVTGNTAIDALRSTVHKDYHHDILDVIDPDKKMILITMHRRENQGEPMKQVFKAMKKVVAKHNDIELVYPVHLNPVVQQTAKDILGGVDRIHLIEPLDVVDFHNLASRSYFIMTDSGGVQEEAPSLGKPVLVLRDTTERPEGVEAGTLKLVGTDADVVEKEMTNLITNKDEYERMANAKNPYGDGKASERILDSISYYFKQTDQKPDEFK encoded by the coding sequence TTGAAGAAAATTAAAGTTATGACTGTTTTTGGTACAAGACCAGAAGCAATTAAAATGGCACCACTCGTTTTAAAATTAAAGCAAAATAGTGATTGTTTTGAAACTGTAACTGTTGTTACGGCACAACATCGTGAGATGCTTGATTCAGTCTTGGAAATTTTTAAAATCAAACCAGACTATGATTTGAACATTATGAAAGAACGCCAAACTCTAAGCGGTATCACAGGATTAGTTTTGAAGGAATTAGATAGTATCATCGAAAAAGAAACTCCTGATATCATTCTAGTTCATGGTGATACAACAACAACTTTCAGTGCAGCTCTTTCAGCATTTTACCACCAAACAGCTATTGGACACGTGGAAGCTGGCTTGAGAACTTGGAATAAGTACTCACCATGGCCTGAAGAGATGAACCGTCAAATGACTGATGATTTGACTGACCTTTATTTTGCCCCAACTAACGAAAGTAAAGCTAACTTGTTGAAGGAAAATCATCATGGTGAAAATATCTTCGTAACTGGTAATACAGCTATTGATGCTTTGAGAAGTACCGTTCACAAAGATTATCATCACGATATTTTGGACGTCATCGATCCTGATAAGAAGATGATCTTAATCACTATGCACCGTCGTGAAAACCAAGGCGAACCAATGAAGCAAGTCTTCAAAGCGATGAAGAAAGTCGTTGCTAAGCATAATGATATCGAATTAGTTTACCCAGTGCATTTGAACCCAGTTGTTCAACAAACTGCCAAAGATATTTTGGGTGGCGTTGATCGAATTCACTTGATCGAACCACTCGATGTCGTTGATTTCCACAACTTAGCATCGAGAAGTTACTTTATTATGACCGATTCCGGTGGTGTTCAAGAAGAAGCACCTTCATTAGGAAAACCTGTTTTAGTATTGCGTGATACAACAGAACGTCCCGAAGGTGTCGAAGCTGGAACTTTGAAGTTAGTCGGAACTGACGCCGATGTTGTTGAGAAGGAAATGACTAACTTGATTACTAATAAGGATGAATACGAACGTATGGCTAATGCCAAAAACCCTTATGGTGATGGTAAAGCATCCGAAAGAATCCTTGATTCAATTAGTTATTACTTCAAACAAACTGACCAAAAACCTGACGAATTTAAATAG
- a CDS encoding GtrA family protein yields the protein MGLIKKYRNFWVYCFFGFLASLINIGIFDLSHNYFHITLWIANTIAWFISNFFSFFVTKLYVFKSEIENPKKLLKEGLYFLVSRIFSLIFDDIFMIVAVWIFPWNNLIVKAIDQLIVGLFNYFSSKLIFNYKNRHLIERLKGLKERRKSRNEA from the coding sequence ATGGGATTAATTAAAAAATATCGTAATTTTTGGGTGTATTGCTTCTTTGGTTTCCTAGCATCGCTAATCAATATCGGTATCTTTGATCTGTCACACAATTATTTCCACATCACTTTGTGGATAGCTAACACTATCGCGTGGTTTATTTCCAACTTCTTCTCATTTTTTGTGACGAAACTCTATGTTTTCAAATCAGAAATAGAAAATCCAAAAAAATTGCTCAAAGAAGGTCTCTACTTCTTAGTCTCACGGATCTTCTCATTGATTTTTGATGATATTTTCATGATTGTCGCAGTTTGGATTTTCCCTTGGAACAACTTGATTGTTAAAGCAATTGACCAATTGATCGTTGGTTTGTTCAATTACTTCTCTTCTAAGTTGATTTTCAATTATAAGAATCGTCATTTGATTGAACGATTAAAAGGTCTTAAAGAACGACGAAAAAGTCGCAATGAAGCTTAA
- a CDS encoding flavodoxin, with the protein MTKVKIVFASITGNDEDIAYVLTEKFEELGCDVDMSEVSQTDAADFEDSDICVVASYTYDQGIVPDEALDFYDDMQDLDLSGKVYGVCGSGDTFYEDFCRAVDEFGKIFDQVGAVKGAQSVKVELDPEQDDIDNLDHFAESIYKKAQEMDL; encoded by the coding sequence ATGACAAAAGTAAAAATCGTATTTGCCAGTATCACTGGTAATGATGAAGATATCGCATACGTTTTAACAGAAAAATTCGAGGAATTAGGTTGCGATGTCGATATGAGTGAAGTTTCTCAAACCGATGCAGCTGATTTTGAAGATAGTGATATTTGTGTGGTAGCTAGTTACACCTACGATCAAGGTATCGTCCCTGATGAAGCTTTAGATTTCTATGATGACATGCAAGATCTTGATTTATCAGGCAAAGTTTACGGCGTCTGTGGTTCCGGTGACACTTTCTACGAGGACTTCTGTCGTGCCGTTGACGAATTTGGCAAGATTTTCGACCAAGTTGGAGCTGTTAAAGGTGCTCAATCTGTCAAAGTCGAATTAGACCCTGAACAAGATGATATCGATAATCTAGATCACTTTGCGGAATCAATTTATAAAAAGGCTCAAGAAATGGATCTTTAG
- the map gene encoding type I methionyl aminopeptidase, producing MITLKSAREIEGMQKSGELLANTHIGLRDIIKPGISSMEIENFANDYIESHGGRPSEKGFEGYKYATCVCVNDEVAHGIPRKNLILKSGDVLKVDMTVNLNGYESDSCWTYAVGDISAQDQKLMDVTHKALYLGIDQAVVGNRLGDIGYAIQHYVEDENHMGDVRDLIGHGIQPTMHEAPNVPHYGEPGQGLRLREGMTITIEPMVNLGTWEIKDKFVKADGWEYFVSADGTNSAQYEHTIAITKDGPKILTSQDPEYDAKYLL from the coding sequence GTGATTACATTAAAATCTGCAAGAGAAATCGAAGGAATGCAAAAGTCTGGAGAATTGCTTGCTAACACACACATTGGTTTGCGCGATATTATCAAACCGGGAATTTCCTCAATGGAAATCGAAAATTTTGCTAACGACTATATCGAATCTCACGGTGGCCGTCCATCAGAAAAGGGATTTGAAGGTTATAAATATGCTACTTGCGTCTGTGTCAACGATGAAGTTGCTCACGGAATTCCTCGTAAGAACTTGATCCTAAAGAGTGGGGATGTTTTAAAAGTCGATATGACTGTCAACTTGAATGGTTACGAAAGTGATTCTTGTTGGACTTATGCAGTAGGGGATATTTCCGCACAAGACCAAAAATTAATGGACGTAACTCACAAAGCTTTGTACTTAGGAATCGACCAAGCAGTAGTTGGCAATCGTCTAGGTGATATTGGTTATGCTATCCAACACTATGTTGAAGATGAAAACCATATGGGGGATGTCAGAGATTTAATCGGACATGGAATCCAGCCTACAATGCACGAAGCTCCTAATGTTCCCCACTATGGAGAACCTGGCCAAGGTTTAAGATTACGTGAAGGTATGACGATTACAATTGAGCCAATGGTTAATTTAGGTACTTGGGAAATCAAAGATAAATTTGTCAAAGCCGACGGTTGGGAATACTTTGTTTCTGCCGATGGTACTAATTCCGCTCAATATGAACATACTATTGCTATTACCAAAGATGGTCCTAAGATTTTGACATCACAAGATCCAGAATACGATGCTAAATATTTACTATAA
- a CDS encoding YihY/virulence factor BrkB family protein, translating into MDDNKQQVPLFKQSVKKREKFIGFVKYVTQAMSDSNVPMASKAITYYILLSLFPAVIIVGNLIPLLRLDKPTVISYIEFILPDDLHHYLLPTIIKVLSNSNRGILSVGIIVALWAISRGLNIVQMTMNEAYGLDVNSLFVEKTFLNYIIRRGLAFFTTLMLLVVGVAAIVTFTFGQLFLNWLIPLLHVNSRWLDEFARWKWPFAIVIMILIVFALFYFLPNIRLKFYYIITGTIITSVGLLGLSQLFSYYLKYFGSAWDNYGAIGAIIVFLLWVNMSVTIFLFGNAINVAFAESLGGPYLRKSTGRLTSYLQSHEKENN; encoded by the coding sequence ATGGATGATAATAAACAGCAGGTGCCATTATTTAAGCAATCGGTAAAAAAAAGAGAGAAATTTATCGGTTTCGTTAAATATGTTACCCAAGCAATGAGCGACTCGAATGTACCCATGGCTTCAAAGGCAATCACATATTATATCCTGTTGTCATTGTTTCCAGCAGTTATTATTGTTGGAAATTTGATTCCACTATTACGATTAGATAAACCAACCGTGATCAGTTACATTGAATTCATTTTGCCAGACGATCTTCATCACTATTTATTGCCGACAATCATAAAGGTTTTGTCTAATTCTAATAGAGGTATCTTGTCAGTTGGTATTATTGTGGCTCTTTGGGCTATTTCCCGAGGTTTGAATATTGTACAAATGACCATGAATGAAGCTTACGGTTTGGATGTAAACAGTCTTTTTGTTGAAAAAACTTTCCTTAACTACATCATTCGTCGTGGGTTAGCTTTCTTTACCACATTGATGTTGTTAGTTGTTGGAGTGGCAGCAATTGTAACGTTTACATTCGGACAACTTTTTTTGAATTGGCTAATTCCGTTGCTACACGTGAATTCGCGTTGGTTAGATGAATTTGCGCGTTGGAAATGGCCGTTCGCTATTGTTATAATGATTTTGATCGTGTTTGCTTTATTTTATTTTTTACCTAATATTCGTCTAAAATTTTATTACATAATAACTGGTACCATCATTACTAGTGTTGGACTGCTAGGTCTATCGCAATTATTCTCATACTATTTGAAGTATTTCGGATCAGCTTGGGACAACTACGGTGCAATTGGTGCCATTATTGTGTTTTTGTTGTGGGTGAATATGTCAGTGACAATCTTTTTATTTGGAAATGCAATTAACGTTGCTTTCGCTGAGTCACTTGGCGGTCCATATTTAAGGAAAAGTACTGGTCGATTAACTAGTTATTTGCAGTCGCATGAAAAGGAGAATAATTAA
- the galU gene encoding UTP--glucose-1-phosphate uridylyltransferase GalU: MKVRKAIIPAAGLGTRFLPATKALAKEMLPIVDKPTIQFIVEEAKASGIEDILIITGKNKRSIEDHFDSVPELEQNLESKNKTELLKVVQDTTNLGVNLYYSRQAHPNGLGDAVAQARSFIADEPFVVMLGDDLMKDKVPLTKQLIEDYEKTHASTIAVMRVPERDVSKYGVIDPEGENEPGLFNVKKFVEKPKVEDAPSNLAIIGRYLLTPEIFDLLATQKPGAGNEIQLTDAIDRMNKTQRVFAHEFKGQRYDVGNKFGYVKTNIEYGLTHPEVEGELKPYILELAKKLQAEEKPATKKSSK; the protein is encoded by the coding sequence ATGAAAGTCAGAAAAGCAATTATCCCAGCCGCAGGATTAGGAACAAGATTCTTGCCAGCAACTAAGGCATTGGCTAAGGAAATGTTACCAATCGTTGATAAGCCAACTATTCAATTCATCGTTGAAGAGGCTAAGGCTTCAGGTATTGAAGATATTTTAATTATTACTGGTAAAAACAAACGTTCTATCGAAGATCACTTTGATTCTGTACCAGAATTGGAACAAAACCTTGAATCTAAGAATAAGACAGAATTGTTGAAGGTAGTTCAAGATACAACTAACCTTGGCGTTAACTTGTATTACAGTCGTCAAGCTCATCCAAATGGGTTGGGAGACGCTGTTGCTCAAGCTAGATCATTTATCGCCGATGAACCTTTCGTAGTTATGTTAGGTGACGATTTGATGAAGGATAAGGTTCCTTTGACAAAACAATTGATTGAAGACTATGAAAAGACTCATGCTTCAACAATTGCCGTTATGAGAGTCCCAGAAAGAGACGTTTCAAAATACGGTGTCATTGATCCTGAAGGCGAAAATGAACCAGGTTTATTCAATGTTAAGAAATTCGTTGAAAAGCCAAAAGTTGAAGATGCTCCAAGTAATTTAGCTATTATTGGTCGTTATTTGTTAACTCCAGAAATTTTTGATTTACTAGCAACTCAAAAACCAGGTGCTGGTAACGAAATTCAATTAACAGATGCTATTGACCGTATGAACAAAACTCAACGTGTCTTCGCTCATGAATTTAAAGGCCAAAGATACGATGTCGGTAACAAGTTTGGTTACGTTAAGACTAATATTGAATATGGACTCACTCACCCCGAAGTTGAAGGTGAATTGAAACCATACATTCTCGAGCTTGCTAAGAAACTTCAAGCCGAAGAAAAACCTGCAACTAAAAAATCATCAAAATAA
- a CDS encoding thiolase family protein: protein MDPIVIIDAKRTAIGKFRGQFADMTAVQLGTQLVSKLLKKNHLDPKLVDQFIFGNVYQTGMGQNTARQIELNAGGRVDATAMTINQVCGSGMKAIYEGVSAITMGNADIVVSGGVESMSNAPFYAPRTGKMEVSPKLSDALFNDGLNDAFSHLPMGLTAENVAKKYHVTREQQDEFAYQSHQRAFNAKDKLAQEIIPIEVNGEEITTDQSVRPTTTLEQMGNLRTVFDKKGTVTAGNSSPINDGAAALILMRASRAKELGLDYVAQITGYTEVGIDPNYMGYAPYYAIKKYFKRYQTDLADYDLFEVNEAFAAQAVAVGRDLEIPNDKLNIYGGAIALGHPLGATGTRMIATLINSLKQENKTTGLASLCIGGGMGMAMGIKLNENL from the coding sequence ATGGATCCAATAGTAATTATAGACGCAAAGAGAACTGCCATCGGTAAATTTAGAGGTCAATTCGCTGATATGACAGCAGTTCAATTAGGAACACAACTAGTTTCTAAGTTATTGAAAAAAAATCATCTAGACCCCAAATTAGTTGATCAATTTATTTTTGGAAATGTTTATCAGACTGGTATGGGACAAAATACAGCCAGACAAATCGAACTAAATGCTGGTGGACGTGTCGATGCTACAGCCATGACAATCAACCAAGTTTGTGGTTCAGGGATGAAAGCTATTTATGAAGGTGTTTCTGCTATCACAATGGGTAACGCTGATATCGTCGTTAGTGGTGGAGTTGAGAGTATGTCAAATGCTCCATTTTACGCACCTAGAACTGGCAAGATGGAAGTTTCTCCTAAATTATCTGATGCTTTGTTCAACGATGGTTTGAATGATGCTTTCAGTCACTTGCCAATGGGTTTGACAGCTGAAAATGTTGCCAAAAAATATCACGTCACTAGAGAGCAACAAGATGAGTTTGCTTACCAGTCACATCAAAGAGCTTTTAATGCTAAAGATAAACTGGCACAAGAAATTATTCCAATCGAAGTCAATGGCGAAGAAATCACTACAGATCAATCAGTTCGTCCAACTACGACTCTAGAACAAATGGGCAACTTGAGAACTGTTTTTGACAAAAAAGGAACTGTTACAGCCGGTAACTCTTCACCAATCAACGATGGAGCAGCCGCTTTAATTTTGATGAGAGCTAGTCGTGCCAAAGAATTAGGCTTAGATTATGTAGCTCAAATCACTGGTTACACAGAAGTTGGAATTGACCCTAACTATATGGGTTATGCACCTTATTATGCAATCAAAAAGTATTTTAAACGTTATCAAACAGACCTAGCTGATTACGACTTATTTGAAGTTAATGAAGCTTTTGCAGCTCAAGCAGTTGCAGTTGGTCGCGACTTAGAGATTCCAAATGATAAATTAAATATTTATGGAGGGGCAATTGCCTTAGGTCATCCACTTGGAGCAACCGGTACGAGAATGATTGCTACTTTGATCAACTCATTGAAACAAGAGAATAAAACGACCGGTTTAGCATCACTTTGCATTGGTGGCGGCATGGGCATGGCTATGGGTATCAAGCTTAATGAAAATCTATGA